Part of the Nostoc sp. ATCC 53789 genome, GTCATCGCTGCATCTGAACCACAGAAAGAAGCACTAGTCCGAAAACTCCGACAACGCTATCCAATTTCTGTTGATGCAGATTATGGACTACCAAAGGTTTTACGGACTGGTAAGCCGGAACTAGTTACAAACATTCTTGAGTGTTCGTTACAAAGAAAAGCATGGAACGATGAATACCTTAATTTACTGCAAGTTAAGTCTTATATGGTTGTGCCATTGCAAGTGCGTCAGCACAAGCTAGGGACAATTGTATTTGCCTCTACACAATTAGGGCGCTATTACACTACTGTAGACCTAGCAATGGCTGAAGAACTTGCCCAACGTGCAGCGTCTGCTATTGAAAATGCACAGCTTTATTGGCAAGCTCAGGAAGCTAACCGAATTAAGGACGAATTTTTAGCAATTGTCTCTCACGAACTTCGTACACCTCTCAACTCGATGCTGGGTTGGGTTCAAATAATCCGTCATCGAAAACTTGACGAGGCAATTACTTCTAAGGCGCTGGCGACAATCGAGCGAAATGCAAAACTTCAGAGCAAACTGATTGATGATATCCTCGATATTTCACGCATTGTACAAGGTAAAATCCGCCTAAATCTCCGTAAAGTTGACCTTGTAATTGTAATTAACACGGCGATTGAAGCTATATATCCCACATCTGAGATTAAAGATATTCAAGTTGAGTCTAACCTTGACTCGTCAGTCGGTGAGGTTATGGGTGATGCAGAACGCCTCCAACAAGTAGTCTGGAATTTGCTCTCTAACGCCGTCAAGTTCACACCTAGCGGGGGCCGAGTTGAAGTGTGTCTGAAGCAGGTAAACTCAAATGCTCAGATTTCTGTTTCTGACACAGGTAAGGGAATTAGTATTGACTTTCTACCTTATATATTTGAGCGCTTCCGTCAAGCTGATAGCACAACTACTAGAGTAGACGGTGGTTTGGGGCTAGGGCTGGCAATTGTACGCCACTTAGTAGAAATACACTCTGGCACAGTTTATGCAGCTAGTGAAGGGGAAGGACGGGGAGCAACATTTACAGTCCTGTTACCTCTAATACAACCGCAATCAGAGGAGTTAATTAAAGATAGTCAAGTAAAAGTCAATAATCTCTTAGCGCTCGATGGCTTGCAAATACTCCTTGTAGATGATAGTGCCGATACTCGTGAGTTAATTGCTTTTGTTCTTGAAGAGTCAGGAGCGCATGTGACATCGGTTAGCTCAGTAGGTGAAGCCCTGGAAGCGTTGATGCGATTAAGACCAAATATTTTAGTCAGTGATATCGGAATGCCAGATGAGGATGGTTATTCGCTGATTCGCCAAGTTCGCGAACAGGAAGCCCTTCGTGGAGAGAAGATTCTGGCTGTAGCACTGACGGCTTATGCTAGAGATGAAGAACGCAACCTGGCTCTGGAAGCTGGATTTGAAGTTCATCTATCTAAGCCCATCGAGCCAGATAAGTTGGTGAAAGTAGTGGCGAACCTAGTTAAAAGCAGCAAAGAAGTTTAACGCACAAGTCTGAAAGTTGTTTAATCAGCTATTGTGTGGGCGTAGCTACTTGTAAACATCACTGAAGTAGCAAAGGCGAAAGCATAGCCAGCAGTATAAATTGTCTACTAAAGTAAAAGACCAGAGAAACATAAATGTCTCTCTAGCCTATGGTACGCATAAATCATATTTAAGACTTTCAAATAATGCCTGTAATAATACTTAAGATATTTATATAACCGCAAAGTTGTTACTTTTGCCGTCTGTGTGTTTCATAATCACAGAATAAGTTTTTTGAACCAGGTTTTGCTTCACCCGATCAGAGTAATTATTGATTACCCAGATGGTTCACCCGATTGGGGGAAGACGATAAGCAACGATCAACTCAGATTGATAAGATGAAGAAAAAGTAAAGATTTTTGCTATGACTATTTTTGATATTGGTTCTCCCCTAATTGCGATCGCCCAAAAAACCCGCAAAGCTGCAAGTAAACTGGCGATTCTCTCCACTGAGGCAAAAAATCAAGCAATTATTGCGATCGCGCAAGCTTTAGAATCAGCTAAAGATGAAATTTTACAAGCAAATGTTGCCGATTGTAAAGCTGCTGATGCTGAAGGAATTCCCAAACCCCTTTATAAGCGCTTGCAGTTGGATGAACATAAATTAAGAGATGCGATCGCTGGGGTACAAGATGTCGGTAAGCTAGACGATCCTGTTGGTAAAGTCCAGATTCACCGCGAACTTGACACTGGCTTAATTCTCAAACGAATTACTTGTCCTTTAGGTGTTTTGGGGATTATTTTTGAAGCACGTCCAGAAGCGGCGATTCAAATTGCTTCCTTAGCCATCAAATCTGGAAATGGGGTAATTCTCAAATGTGGAAAGGAAGCGGTGCGTTCTTGTGAAGCAATAGTCAAGGCAATTAAACAAGGATTATCGCAAACTGCTGTTAACCCAGATGCGGTACAGTTGCTGACAACTAGAGAAGAAACTTTAGAACTTTTGAAATTAGATAAATATGTGGATTTAATTATCCCTAGAGGTTCTAATTCATTTGTCAGATTTGTACAGGAAAATACGCGGATTCCTGTATTAGGTCATGCCGATGGAATTTGTCATCTTTATATAGATAAAGCCGCCGATCTTTCTAAAGCAGTTCCAATTACAGTAGATGCCAAAGCCCAATATCCTGCTGTTTGTAATGCCATTGAAACTTTGCTAGTCCACCAATCAATTGCTAGAGAATTTTTACCAAAAGCTGCTGAAGCTTTGCAAGAACGCCATGTAGAATTAAGGGGTGATAAACGCACCTTGAAAATTTTACCTAACATTGTAGCTGCAACAGAGATAGACTGGGAAACAGAATATAGCGATTATATTTTGTCAATAAAGATTGTAGACTCTATAGAAGATGCGATCGCACATATTAACGAATACGGTTCTCGTCATACCGATGCGATTATTACTGAAGATTCAACATCTGTTGAAACTTTCTTTGGACTAGTAAATTCAGCCAACATATTCCACAATTGTTCTACCCGATTTGCTGATGGCTTCCGCTATGGTTTCGGCGCAGAAGTAGGAATTAGTACGCAACAAATGCCTCCCCGCGGCCCCGTTGGTTTAGAAGGATTAGTGACATATAAATATCAAATGATTGGCGATGGTCATATTGTAGCTACTTACACCGGAGCGAATGCTAAGGCTTTTACTCATCAGGATTTTTAGATGAGTTTTTAATGCAATAAGTGCAAAAACGAATCATTTGTATTTAGCGAGTTTGAAGTATTATTAAAGCCTCCTTTCTGCAAAGAAAGAGGCTTTCTATATATAGCGGTTCTCGAATGGAAGCAATACACTTTCACCTCTCTCCTAAAAGGAGAGAGGCTTTGAATTTTACTCCCCTTCCCTTGTAGGGAAGGGGCTGTTCTTGTTAGGTCTATATTGCACTCAACTGAGAAGCGTTATAAATAATTCCACTAATTTTTCATGATTATCGGTAAAAACACAACAATTGTGTAGCATCAAGTGGATTGTTATACAGGCAATCAAAGTGAGTAAAATTGTATTTTTGTGAAATCTCATCAAAAGTTTTTTGAGTTTCAGGAAAATCACTTGAAGAAATATGATTTGATAACATTAAATACTCTTGGGGAGTAATTAAAGACCAGTCTTTTTGTACATTATCTAAGTAACATCTAAGATA contains:
- a CDS encoding ATP-binding protein, translating into MNVDDFSRQIEILRSRVMKLLQSTASEGYSQQELTTEAFAELQIALEEMKIASEELQATRIAVEKERQRYQELFDFAPDGYLVTDTYGTILEANHATTILLNISQRFLIRKPLLSFIGQSDHQAFFYYLTQLQHLDRGGEWEVCLQPREKLCFDVALTVVTVRNEAGKPVALRWLMRDISKRRRLESEREQLFYREQAARIAAEAAQRRSNFLAEASRVLASSLDYRNTLTTVAQLAVPTLADWCIVDVVENNSAAFNNPVIAASEPQKEALVRKLRQRYPISVDADYGLPKVLRTGKPELVTNILECSLQRKAWNDEYLNLLQVKSYMVVPLQVRQHKLGTIVFASTQLGRYYTTVDLAMAEELAQRAASAIENAQLYWQAQEANRIKDEFLAIVSHELRTPLNSMLGWVQIIRHRKLDEAITSKALATIERNAKLQSKLIDDILDISRIVQGKIRLNLRKVDLVIVINTAIEAIYPTSEIKDIQVESNLDSSVGEVMGDAERLQQVVWNLLSNAVKFTPSGGRVEVCLKQVNSNAQISVSDTGKGISIDFLPYIFERFRQADSTTTRVDGGLGLGLAIVRHLVEIHSGTVYAASEGEGRGATFTVLLPLIQPQSEELIKDSQVKVNNLLALDGLQILLVDDSADTRELIAFVLEESGAHVTSVSSVGEALEALMRLRPNILVSDIGMPDEDGYSLIRQVREQEALRGEKILAVALTAYARDEERNLALEAGFEVHLSKPIEPDKLVKVVANLVKSSKEV
- a CDS encoding glutamate-5-semialdehyde dehydrogenase — protein: MTIFDIGSPLIAIAQKTRKAASKLAILSTEAKNQAIIAIAQALESAKDEILQANVADCKAADAEGIPKPLYKRLQLDEHKLRDAIAGVQDVGKLDDPVGKVQIHRELDTGLILKRITCPLGVLGIIFEARPEAAIQIASLAIKSGNGVILKCGKEAVRSCEAIVKAIKQGLSQTAVNPDAVQLLTTREETLELLKLDKYVDLIIPRGSNSFVRFVQENTRIPVLGHADGICHLYIDKAADLSKAVPITVDAKAQYPAVCNAIETLLVHQSIAREFLPKAAEALQERHVELRGDKRTLKILPNIVAATEIDWETEYSDYILSIKIVDSIEDAIAHINEYGSRHTDAIITEDSTSVETFFGLVNSANIFHNCSTRFADGFRYGFGAEVGISTQQMPPRGPVGLEGLVTYKYQMIGDGHIVATYTGANAKAFTHQDF